A genomic window from Halomonas sp. LR3S48 includes:
- a CDS encoding ArgE/DapE family deacylase gives MLTATEKRIVERCEALMDDTLALTRDLVRGYSVLGEEHGALATMERWLERLELPATRVPLDAPGFAEHPHRAPVEWACDRRYNLVARLNADAPGPHLVFNGHLDVVPAEPTDMWTRPPWEPWEKDGWLYGRGAGDMKAGIAAMVMAVQAVRKAGVAIDFPLTLQTVIEEECTGNGALACLHQGYSGDFVLIPEPFGSQIYAGQVGVLWFRMRINGVPAHVLDTRAGSNAIETLVEYLPAFKALEAEINGLTRQAPYDTLDSPFNLSIGKIEGGNWASSVPAHAILEGRVGFPPGMTPNEVMNRVRECIEARHAELGDGSPAPRVEFHGFRSEGFLVDLETPGIALLSRCHQDLLGEPPKSYLSTCTTDLRAFHVSGEINGTCYGPVAQRIHGVDECVEIDSIRHVLTTYALFIHRWAEMAKAGESES, from the coding sequence ATGCTCACCGCCACCGAGAAGCGCATCGTCGAGCGCTGCGAGGCGCTGATGGACGATACTCTGGCGCTGACCCGCGACCTGGTACGTGGCTACAGCGTACTGGGGGAGGAGCACGGCGCGCTTGCGACCATGGAGCGCTGGCTCGAGCGTCTCGAGCTGCCCGCCACGCGGGTACCGCTGGACGCCCCCGGCTTCGCCGAGCACCCCCACCGCGCCCCCGTCGAATGGGCCTGTGACAGACGCTACAACCTGGTGGCCCGGCTCAACGCCGACGCCCCGGGGCCCCACCTGGTGTTCAATGGCCACCTGGACGTGGTGCCCGCCGAGCCCACCGACATGTGGACCCGCCCGCCCTGGGAGCCCTGGGAGAAGGACGGCTGGCTCTACGGGCGTGGCGCCGGAGACATGAAGGCCGGTATCGCCGCCATGGTCATGGCCGTACAGGCGGTGCGCAAGGCCGGCGTGGCCATCGACTTCCCGCTGACCCTGCAGACGGTCATCGAGGAGGAGTGCACCGGCAACGGCGCCCTGGCCTGCCTTCACCAGGGTTACAGCGGCGATTTCGTGCTGATTCCCGAGCCCTTCGGCAGCCAGATCTACGCCGGCCAGGTGGGCGTGCTCTGGTTCCGCATGCGCATTAACGGCGTGCCGGCCCATGTCCTCGACACCCGCGCCGGCAGCAACGCCATCGAGACCCTGGTCGAGTACCTGCCCGCCTTCAAGGCGCTGGAGGCCGAGATCAACGGCCTGACGCGCCAGGCGCCCTACGATACGCTCGATAGCCCCTTCAACCTGAGCATCGGCAAGATCGAGGGCGGCAACTGGGCCTCCAGCGTGCCGGCCCACGCCATTCTCGAAGGCCGTGTCGGCTTCCCGCCGGGCATGACGCCCAATGAGGTCATGAATCGCGTACGCGAGTGCATCGAGGCGCGCCACGCCGAGCTCGGCGATGGCAGCCCCGCCCCAAGGGTGGAATTCCACGGCTTCCGCTCCGAGGGCTTTCTGGTCGACCTGGAGACACCGGGCATCGCGCTGCTCTCGCGCTGCCACCAGGACCTGCTCGGCGAGCCGCCGAAGTCCTATCTCTCTACCTGCACCACCGACCTGCGCGCCTTCCACGTTAGCGGCGAGATCAACGGTACCTGCTACGGCCCGGTGGCCCAGCGCATCCACGGCGTCGATGAATGCGTGGAGATCGACTCGATTCGCCACGTGCTCACCACCTATGCGTTGTTCATCCACCGCTGGGCGGAAATGGCCAAAGCTGGGGAGAGCGAATCATGA
- a CDS encoding 3-oxoacid CoA-transferase subunit B: MSVDQQRILARAAREVIAGQIVNLGIGLPTQLFHHLPDDLEVLVHSENGVLGCRPRTEGETPDWDMIDSGGAYIATRPGASVFDSAMSFAMIRRSRVDLTFMGAFEVDELGNLANWKIPGKFSPGIGGAMELAQKVKRLVILCSHNDKQGNPKILRRCRLPLTAERCVSRIITDKAVMDVTPQGLTVVDIAEGLSVAELREATDARLIVDDTQLGRF; this comes from the coding sequence ATGTCGGTTGATCAGCAGCGTATTCTCGCCCGGGCCGCCCGCGAGGTGATCGCTGGGCAGATCGTCAACCTGGGCATCGGCCTGCCTACCCAGCTCTTCCACCACTTACCGGATGATCTTGAGGTGTTGGTTCACTCGGAGAATGGCGTGCTGGGTTGTCGTCCACGCACCGAAGGCGAGACGCCGGACTGGGACATGATCGACTCCGGCGGCGCCTACATCGCCACCCGCCCCGGCGCCAGCGTGTTCGACAGCGCCATGTCGTTCGCCATGATTCGACGCAGCCGGGTCGACCTCACATTCATGGGGGCCTTCGAGGTCGACGAACTGGGCAACCTCGCCAACTGGAAGATACCCGGCAAGTTCTCTCCCGGTATCGGCGGCGCCATGGAGCTGGCGCAGAAGGTCAAGCGCCTGGTGATCCTCTGTTCGCATAACGACAAGCAGGGCAACCCCAAGATTCTGCGCCGCTGTCGCCTGCCGCTGACCGCAGAGCGCTGCGTGTCGCGGATCATCACCGACAAGGCGGTGATGGACGTGACCCCGCAGGGGCTCACCGTGGTGGATATCGCCGAGGGCCTCAGCGTTGCCGAGCTGCGCGAAGCCACCGACGCCAGACTGATCGTCGATGACACGCAACTGGGGAGGTTCTGA
- a CDS encoding CoA transferase subunit A, with translation MTLLNQKYRAIDEAIAAIPDGASIMVGGFGSPGTPFALIDELLAQGQSGLTLIKNDANEPGIGIGKLIEAGRVRRLITSHIGLNREAIAAMNRGELEVTLFPQGILAEKIRSAGAGHRGFITDIGQGTEIAAGRREIEMDGHTWGIEPALYADFALVHAEHADRYGNLIYRATASNFNPLMAMAADTVIAQAYRVDEPGSLALEAIHTPCAFVSQVVEVAPATSEQGRRAHVG, from the coding sequence ATGACGCTTCTCAACCAGAAATATCGCGCCATCGACGAGGCCATCGCCGCCATTCCCGATGGCGCCTCGATCATGGTCGGCGGCTTCGGCTCGCCGGGTACGCCTTTCGCCCTGATCGACGAACTGTTGGCCCAGGGGCAAAGCGGGCTCACCCTGATCAAGAACGACGCCAACGAGCCGGGCATCGGTATCGGCAAGCTGATCGAGGCCGGCCGCGTGCGCCGCCTGATCACCTCACATATCGGTCTCAATCGCGAGGCCATCGCGGCGATGAATCGAGGCGAGCTCGAGGTCACCCTCTTCCCACAGGGAATTCTGGCCGAGAAGATCCGCAGCGCCGGCGCAGGACACCGGGGCTTTATCACCGACATCGGCCAGGGTACCGAGATCGCCGCCGGCCGTCGCGAGATCGAGATGGATGGGCATACTTGGGGGATCGAGCCGGCGCTCTACGCTGATTTCGCCCTGGTCCATGCCGAACATGCCGACCGTTACGGCAACCTGATCTACCGCGCCACCGCCAGCAACTTCAATCCACTGATGGCAATGGCTGCCGACACCGTCATCGCACAGGCCTACCGGGTCGACGAGCCCGGCAGCCTGGCACTCGAAGCGATCCACACCCCCTGCGCCTTCGTCAGCCAGGTAGTCGAGGTCGCGCCCGCCACCAGCGAACAGGGGAGACGCGCCCATGTCGGTTGA